One genomic window of Gracilinema caldarium DSM 7334 includes the following:
- a CDS encoding TetR/AcrR family transcriptional regulator: MSIIVEHDKRRKEILERALDVFVDEGFEDATFQKIADRCGITRTTLYIYFKNKREIFNWSIKQMLMGVEADLQRVKADQTLKTPDKLMLVLTTILDRLQENKRLLSVVLNYLLHLSKSGTDTDYRVRKRTIRLRHILASIAIDGIRKGELKQVNVRELDDLLYGLIEAAIFRLVVLRRNSVDELRDAIVLAVQQLAL, from the coding sequence ATGTCGATCATCGTAGAACATGACAAGCGCCGCAAGGAAATTCTTGAGCGAGCCCTGGATGTATTTGTCGACGAGGGTTTTGAGGATGCAACCTTTCAGAAAATTGCTGACCGTTGTGGTATAACCCGTACAACCCTCTATATATACTTTAAGAATAAGCGAGAAATCTTTAACTGGAGCATCAAGCAAATGCTCATGGGGGTAGAAGCGGATCTACAGCGGGTTAAGGCAGATCAGACCCTGAAAACCCCTGACAAACTCATGCTTGTTCTGACCACAATTCTCGATCGGCTCCAGGAGAACAAACGGCTCCTTTCGGTGGTATTAAATTACCTTCTCCATCTTTCCAAAAGCGGAACCGATACGGATTACCGGGTTCGTAAACGTACCATCCGTCTCAGACATATTCTCGCATCCATTGCCATAGACGGAATCCGTAAGGGAGAATTGAAACAGGTAAATGTTCGTGAACTGGACGATCTTTTGTATGGTCTTATAGAAGCCGCTATCTTCCGCCTGGTAGTTCTCAGACGGAATTCGGTAGACGAACTGCGGGACGCAATTGTGCTCGCAGTCCAACAATTGGCTTTATAA
- a CDS encoding THUMP domain-containing class I SAM-dependent RNA methyltransferase, whose product MMNFVALCAIGAERALSNELHKLNLSISDSSYGKIRFSTDTEGMYRALLSLRTADRILLELASYTATDFDALFEGCRSIPWEDFVPRDYRVVVDKVRSNHSKLSAETSIQAMVHKAAADRLCRAWGVQRLSDYGKAVELRVHIEKDRVQILLDLCGEPLFKRGYRTEGGAAPLRETTAAAMLLLSGWRRKYPLYDPFCGSGTILIEAALYAWDAAPGLGRTFAVSDFLIGDTRIEGRLREELRSKLNVTNRIRIYGSDADIRAVSIAQSNLIRAYETVQGKKAGRGIRLASGFTPPSAYWPHVQRLSMEQARAPEGEPGYLITNPPYGERLGDREAAEQTYQAMGSLEQHFPSWDLVVITNHPGFESFYGRRASSVRNITNGALKSYMYHYERI is encoded by the coding sequence ATGATGAATTTTGTCGCCCTCTGTGCCATTGGTGCGGAACGGGCCCTTTCTAATGAACTGCATAAACTAAATCTATCTATCAGCGACTCCAGCTATGGGAAAATCCGTTTTTCCACTGATACAGAAGGGATGTATCGAGCCCTCTTGTCGCTGCGCACCGCTGACAGGATTCTGCTGGAACTTGCATCGTATACAGCTACTGACTTTGATGCTCTCTTTGAAGGATGCCGGTCTATTCCTTGGGAGGATTTTGTTCCCCGGGATTACCGGGTTGTGGTAGACAAGGTCAGAAGCAACCATTCCAAACTTTCCGCCGAAACCAGTATTCAGGCCATGGTCCACAAGGCCGCCGCGGACAGGCTCTGCCGGGCCTGGGGGGTGCAGCGCCTCAGCGATTATGGTAAAGCGGTAGAACTGAGGGTCCATATCGAAAAGGACCGGGTCCAGATTCTTTTGGATCTCTGCGGGGAGCCCCTGTTTAAACGGGGATACCGGACCGAAGGAGGCGCTGCACCCCTCCGGGAGACCACCGCGGCGGCCATGCTCCTCCTCTCCGGATGGCGGCGGAAGTATCCCCTCTACGACCCCTTCTGTGGATCCGGCACGATTCTCATCGAAGCGGCGCTTTACGCTTGGGATGCGGCTCCCGGATTAGGCAGAACCTTTGCGGTATCGGACTTCCTGATTGGTGATACACGAATCGAAGGGCGACTCCGGGAGGAATTACGGAGCAAGCTCAATGTTACCAACCGTATCCGTATCTATGGCAGTGATGCCGATATCCGGGCCGTGTCAATTGCCCAGTCTAATCTCATCCGGGCTTATGAAACAGTGCAGGGTAAAAAAGCAGGACGGGGCATACGGCTTGCAAGCGGTTTTACTCCTCCCTCTGCATATTGGCCTCACGTCCAGAGACTTTCCATGGAACAGGCAAGAGCCCCGGAGGGGGAACCGGGCTACCTCATTACCAACCCACCCTATGGAGAACGGTTGGGGGACCGAGAGGCGGCTGAACAGACCTATCAGGCGATGGGTAGTTTAGAACAGCATTTCCCAAGCTGGGATCTTGTGGTCATCACGAATCATCCTGGTTTTGAATCCTTTTATGGACGACGGGCTTCATCAGTTAGGAATATAACTAATGGAGCACTGAAATCATATATGTATCACTATGAAAGAATATAA
- a CDS encoding SAM-dependent methyltransferase, whose product MSAQSEVMEGIIYQGIDEFQDHLQKELGQYEYLGGKLYFAGGPRKDAFWTENIWLTPIKITFNSISEGAKSLRDIQRNWAPVLFTQYRRGMLIQEKLPPINQKERPFPWLIPDSFMGSWTLLDANTMLASPFCTSPFPGGKISFIENKVDPPSRAYLKLQEALVRARKWPQAGERCLDAGACPGGWTWVLTQLGARVTAIDRSPLDDRLMQHPLVTYIKHDAFTLKPEEIGPVDWLFSDVICYPPRLYEWIQKWLASGLAKNYICTIKMQGEGDFETPKAFAAIPGSQVVHLNYNKHELTWIKLADSTRDPDN is encoded by the coding sequence ATGAGTGCCCAATCAGAGGTTATGGAAGGAATCATTTATCAGGGGATTGATGAATTTCAAGACCATCTGCAAAAAGAACTTGGCCAGTATGAATACCTGGGGGGTAAGCTGTACTTTGCGGGGGGACCCAGAAAAGATGCCTTCTGGACAGAGAATATTTGGCTTACACCCATCAAAATTACCTTTAACTCAATCTCCGAAGGGGCAAAAAGCCTGCGGGATATACAGCGTAACTGGGCACCAGTACTCTTTACCCAGTATCGGCGGGGCATGCTCATCCAGGAAAAGCTCCCACCTATAAACCAGAAGGAACGCCCCTTTCCCTGGCTTATCCCCGATTCATTCATGGGCTCCTGGACCCTCCTCGACGCCAACACCATGCTTGCCAGCCCTTTCTGTACCAGCCCTTTTCCCGGGGGCAAGATATCTTTTATAGAAAACAAGGTGGATCCACCAAGCCGAGCATACCTAAAACTGCAGGAAGCTCTGGTCCGTGCCCGGAAGTGGCCACAGGCAGGAGAACGCTGTCTTGATGCAGGAGCCTGTCCAGGCGGCTGGACATGGGTTCTCACCCAACTGGGGGCCCGGGTTACCGCCATAGACCGTTCTCCCCTGGATGATCGTCTCATGCAACATCCCCTCGTTACCTATATCAAACACGATGCCTTTACCCTGAAACCTGAAGAGATTGGCCCTGTTGATTGGCTCTTCAGCGATGTTATCTGCTATCCACCGCGGCTTTATGAATGGATTCAAAAGTGGTTAGCTTCTGGCTTGGCAAAAAACTATATCTGTACTATAAAAATGCAGGGGGAAGGAGATTTTGAAACCCCCAAGGCCTTTGCAGCCATCCCTGGAAGCCAGGTCGTGCACCTGAATTACAACAAACACGAACTTACCTGGATAAAACTGGCCGACAGTACCAGAGACCCTGACAATTGA
- a CDS encoding PilZ domain-containing protein, with amino-acid sequence MFEKRSVPRYESLAQARLEHIDYTLGFLRDLSITGCRLEFSVAIALDRGKEYKIIIYPEEASHIDPFEITGENRWNRAGYDAFESGFFFRNSPTGKAFERYLDYLTWRTNANPAETGKP; translated from the coding sequence ATGTTTGAAAAACGTTCGGTACCACGATATGAAAGTCTAGCTCAGGCTCGACTGGAACATATTGATTATACCCTGGGCTTCCTGCGGGACCTCAGTATTACCGGATGCAGACTTGAGTTCTCCGTAGCCATCGCCCTTGATAGGGGAAAAGAATATAAAATTATCATTTACCCAGAAGAAGCATCTCACATTGATCCCTTCGAAATCACCGGTGAGAACCGCTGGAACCGGGCAGGATATGATGCCTTTGAATCGGGCTTCTTTTTCCGAAATTCCCCAACAGGAAAAGCCTTTGAACGCTACCTGGATTACCTCACCTGGAGAACAAACGCTAATCCCGCAGAAACAGGGAAGCCATGA
- a CDS encoding cupin domain-containing protein: MKADVNPSQRIKTLRETYGMSQELLAERSAVPLELIKRIEDGIIPDLAPLVKIARSLGVRLGTILDEDRELGPVITRKGEGKENLRFNQGNNTQGTHAEQGAQSKIDQNTLRYAVLAPGKAGRHMEPFLIEVPASAQPLRSSHEGEEFFYVLEGKIRLEYGTLVYELDTGDSIYYDSMVPHRALAMGGQDAKVLAVVYTPV; encoded by the coding sequence ATGAAGGCTGATGTGAATCCTTCTCAGCGGATTAAAACCTTGCGGGAAACCTATGGTATGAGTCAGGAACTGCTGGCTGAACGGAGTGCAGTTCCTCTGGAACTTATTAAAAGAATTGAAGATGGTATCATCCCTGACCTGGCACCCCTGGTAAAGATTGCACGGAGCCTGGGTGTGCGTTTAGGAACCATACTGGATGAGGATCGGGAATTGGGGCCGGTCATTACCCGAAAAGGGGAGGGTAAGGAAAATCTCCGGTTCAATCAGGGTAACAACACCCAAGGGACTCATGCTGAACAAGGTGCTCAAAGTAAGATCGACCAAAATACACTACGATATGCTGTGCTTGCACCAGGTAAAGCCGGGCGGCATATGGAGCCGTTTTTAATTGAGGTTCCCGCTAGTGCCCAACCCCTCCGTTCTTCCCATGAGGGTGAAGAGTTTTTCTACGTGCTGGAAGGGAAAATCCGCCTTGAATACGGTACCCTGGTATATGAACTCGATACAGGGGACTCGATTTATTACGATTCCATGGTACCCCACCGGGCCCTTGCCATGGGTGGTCAGGATGCCAAAGTGCTGGCCGTTGTATATACTCCAGTGTAG
- a CDS encoding FecCD family ABC transporter permease, whose product MSEYKPKKLTTIYWPSGNFPDPDFFVSTGLGHFPLSPLSVLCLFWIPLSASDVPPDLQQASLILFKIRLPRLLGAALVGAALAASGAAYQGLFQNPLVSPDVLGVSAGDAFGAVLSLLLGLDTAALVIIAFLCGLGTALLVSFFARTVRAQVNLSLVLSGIMLGSLLSSATSLVKLVADPVIILSLGRLLAFRWRINILIMGEEEARTLGTCVPQSRALLILAATLATASSVAICGPVGWVGLVIPHFARMVAGSDFRILMPVSLLMGASFLMLVDDFSRLLTTSEIPIGILTSFVGVLVFLLLIYRGAVR is encoded by the coding sequence TTGAGTGAGTATAAGCCGAAGAAACTCACCACGATATATTGGCCTTCTGGCAATTTTCCTGATCCTGATTTTTTTGTCTCTACCGGACTTGGCCACTTTCCTCTGTCGCCTCTCTCGGTACTCTGTCTTTTCTGGATTCCTCTGTCCGCTTCTGACGTGCCCCCTGATCTACAACAGGCTTCATTGATCCTCTTTAAAATCAGGCTTCCCCGTCTTCTGGGAGCTGCTCTGGTCGGGGCTGCCCTGGCAGCGTCCGGGGCAGCTTATCAGGGACTTTTTCAAAATCCTCTTGTGTCGCCAGATGTGCTGGGGGTTTCTGCCGGTGATGCCTTTGGGGCAGTGCTTTCCCTCTTATTGGGACTGGATACAGCCGCATTGGTTATCATTGCTTTTCTCTGCGGCCTTGGAACGGCTCTGCTGGTGAGTTTTTTTGCCCGTACGGTGAGGGCCCAGGTTAATTTATCCCTGGTGCTTTCTGGCATCATGCTGGGTTCTCTGCTTTCATCAGCCACATCACTGGTAAAACTTGTAGCTGATCCGGTCATAATCCTGTCGTTGGGGCGATTATTGGCCTTTCGTTGGCGTATCAACATACTTATCATGGGTGAAGAAGAAGCCCGCACCCTGGGTACCTGTGTCCCCCAATCCCGGGCTTTACTCATTCTTGCTGCTACATTAGCTACCGCTTCCAGTGTTGCCATTTGCGGCCCCGTTGGCTGGGTAGGCCTCGTGATCCCCCATTTTGCACGGATGGTTGCCGGCAGTGACTTCCGGATCCTTATGCCTGTCTCCCTTCTCATGGGCGCTTCCTTTCTTATGCTGGTCGATGATTTCAGCCGCCTTCTTACGACCAGTGAAATCCCCATCGGTATCCTAACCTCCTTTGTGGGAGTGCTGGTGTTTCTGCTGCTGATTTACCGGGGAGCTGTACGGTGA
- a CDS encoding ABC transporter ATP-binding protein produces the protein MGMFAQPRAQDKAAARQALDALGLETLAERNYTELSGGERQLVLIARALAQGSRILVMDEPTANLDYGNQVRIMEHIAGLTADGYTVLLSTHNPEHAFLWGTRVMVLYEGCIIADGPLTEALTENCLEALYGIPVRLFALGNEKTGRYQACMPVLGLREVLR, from the coding sequence ATGGGCATGTTTGCTCAGCCTCGAGCCCAGGATAAAGCTGCAGCCCGTCAGGCTCTCGACGCCCTGGGGCTCGAGACGCTGGCGGAACGGAATTATACTGAACTTTCAGGGGGAGAGCGTCAGCTTGTTCTGATTGCCCGCGCTCTTGCCCAGGGGAGCCGGATTCTGGTGATGGATGAACCTACGGCGAATCTTGATTACGGTAATCAGGTCCGTATCATGGAACATATCGCAGGGCTAACGGCGGATGGGTACACCGTGCTGTTATCCACCCATAATCCTGAACATGCCTTTCTCTGGGGAACCAGAGTCATGGTTCTGTACGAGGGCTGTATCATCGCCGATGGTCCGCTAACAGAGGCTCTGACTGAAAACTGTCTTGAAGCACTGTACGGCATACCGGTACGGCTCTTTGCTTTGGGTAATGAAAAAACCGGCCGCTATCAGGCTTGTATGCCCGTTTTAGGTTTACGGGAGGTGCTCCGGTGA
- a CDS encoding DUF4213 domain-containing protein, with translation MNPEALHKALIADISADISVLEAFSGASHSIVITEAGIGSVMTLDPTGRSSILPTQLTGMPLRNLAEAVLSWNAADAALDAAALNAYYNSPEILKKTLVLRTLLRNWPSGSIPLLGMSN, from the coding sequence GTGAATCCCGAAGCCCTGCATAAAGCGCTCATTGCTGACATATCTGCTGATATTTCTGTATTGGAGGCTTTTTCTGGAGCTTCCCACAGTATCGTAATTACCGAAGCTGGTATTGGTTCAGTCATGACCCTGGATCCTACAGGCCGCAGTTCTATTCTCCCGACTCAGCTTACAGGTATGCCGCTCCGTAATCTTGCTGAGGCTGTTCTGTCCTGGAATGCTGCCGATGCTGCACTGGATGCTGCAGCCCTTAACGCCTACTATAATTCGCCTGAGATACTTAAAAAAACTTTGGTTTTGAGGACTCTGCTCCGCAATTGGCCCTCGGGATCGATCCCTTTACTCGGTATGTCGAACTGA
- a CDS encoding Rossmann-like domain-containing protein, translating to MARGKRVASVGHFTSVVRHIASVAASLSIIDDHPQSGDYPAVVAEYLLPKMDLVFIIGSTLANKTLPRLLELCQGSFVVLVGPSTCMTPILFSYSVNCLGGTLYTDRAGCLSLVRQGLHGQMVHHGQKLSFEKGA from the coding sequence CTGGCCCGGGGAAAACGGGTAGCCAGTGTGGGGCACTTTACCTCAGTGGTGCGTCATATTGCATCGGTTGCGGCTTCTCTTTCCATCATTGATGACCATCCACAGTCTGGGGACTATCCGGCAGTGGTAGCAGAATATCTTCTGCCCAAAATGGACCTGGTCTTTATTATCGGCAGTACCCTGGCAAACAAGACCCTGCCGAGGCTTCTGGAACTGTGTCAGGGCTCTTTTGTGGTGTTGGTCGGCCCCAGTACCTGCATGACACCAATACTGTTTTCGTATAGTGTGAACTGTTTAGGTGGTACCCTCTATACGGACCGCGCAGGATGTCTGTCTCTAGTACGGCAGGGACTGCATGGCCAGATGGTACATCATGGTCAGAAACTGTCCTTTGAAAAAGGAGCCTGA
- a CDS encoding ABC transporter substrate-binding protein — protein MRCTSVKPFTIRIFRLMVSLLFCGFALSQPLWSQKAPDAVSAGTEFLTASLWSFVDSAGRTVQIPHSITKIAPSGPMAQIFLFTLVPDRLIGWSSKPAPELIPYLPQRMRNLPVFGQFYGAASTLNIEALITAQPDIIMDIGERKPSIARDMDDVQKRTGIPAVFIEAVSFDSYAKTYRTLGRLLQKEAQAEKLAQFSEATVRDMVQL, from the coding sequence ATGAGGTGTACTAGCGTGAAGCCCTTTACCATAAGAATATTTAGATTGATGGTTTCTCTCCTTTTCTGTGGTTTTGCCCTTTCTCAGCCCCTTTGGAGTCAAAAAGCGCCCGATGCAGTAAGTGCCGGGACTGAGTTCCTCACGGCCTCCCTGTGGTCCTTCGTGGATTCCGCTGGTCGGACTGTCCAGATTCCCCACTCTATTACAAAAATAGCTCCCTCAGGTCCTATGGCTCAGATTTTTCTTTTTACCCTGGTGCCGGATCGTTTGATCGGTTGGTCCAGCAAGCCCGCACCAGAACTGATACCCTATCTGCCCCAAAGAATGCGAAATCTCCCCGTATTCGGCCAGTTTTATGGGGCCGCTTCTACCCTTAATATAGAAGCCCTCATCACCGCACAGCCTGACATTATTATGGATATAGGAGAACGAAAACCTTCCATAGCCCGGGATATGGATGATGTGCAAAAACGGACCGGTATTCCCGCGGTGTTTATTGAAGCTGTATCCTTCGATTCCTATGCGAAGACCTATCGTACCCTGGGCCGGCTTTTACAAAAAGAAGCCCAGGCTGAAAAGCTCGCCCAGTTTTCCGAGGCCACTGTACGAGATATGGTACAGCTGTAA
- a CDS encoding periplasmic-binding protein, which yields MWRIWPTRAVRQGKLYDIPAAPYNWIARHPSINRLPGFYWLAHLAYPDLISRQYLEKRVREFYALFYHTSLGDGNMKRFIR from the coding sequence ATGTGGCGGATCTGGCCAACAAGGGCGGTACGGCAGGGAAAGCTCTATGATATCCCCGCAGCACCCTATAACTGGATTGCCCGGCATCCCTCGATAAACCGCCTTCCGGGGTTCTACTGGCTTGCTCATCTAGCCTATCCTGACCTTATAAGCCGGCAATACCTGGAAAAGCGAGTGCGGGAATTTTATGCGCTTTTTTATCATACCTCTTTGGGTGATGGAAATATGAAGCGGTTTATCCGCTGA
- the yqeC gene encoding selenium cofactor biosynthesis protein YqeC, which translates to MKGISLSREIMEILRNGQDLKCAGSAQFENHASLEARGRELVISTVGVGGKTSLLYLLAETLAGEGLRVCITTTTHMYDPRTEANPHQFDRVLIIPEWVEAPASFASPALKHLAELGAYPQPGSITIIAARDGLPDSSVHVQNPPGKPLLKLKGIHPAWVALLKDHWDVVLVEADGSKHLPVKAPAEHEPVIPPITNVVLGCIGLDCLGKPLEEGFVHRPPPVQHLINLILHPEGLFKASPEEAQRITVLNKADLIREEILWELEELFGTLFTLQRKPIQYSSVRFLITSVIEGA; encoded by the coding sequence ATGAAGGGAATCAGTCTGAGCAGGGAAATCATGGAGATTCTCAGGAACGGGCAAGATCTTAAATGTGCAGGTTCTGCCCAGTTTGAAAACCATGCATCTTTGGAGGCCAGGGGCCGGGAGCTTGTGATTTCGACTGTAGGCGTTGGAGGAAAAACCTCGCTCCTGTACCTCCTGGCTGAAACCCTTGCGGGAGAAGGCCTGCGGGTCTGCATAACGACTACGACCCATATGTATGATCCCCGAACAGAAGCAAATCCGCATCAGTTTGATAGGGTTTTAATTATCCCTGAATGGGTCGAAGCTCCTGCATCGTTTGCATCACCTGCACTGAAGCACCTTGCCGAGCTGGGTGCCTATCCTCAGCCTGGAAGCATTACCATTATCGCTGCCCGGGATGGGCTTCCTGATTCTTCTGTCCATGTTCAGAATCCTCCTGGTAAGCCGCTTCTTAAACTCAAAGGTATACATCCTGCATGGGTTGCCCTACTTAAGGATCACTGGGATGTGGTCCTCGTCGAGGCTGATGGTTCAAAACATTTGCCGGTTAAGGCCCCGGCGGAACATGAACCGGTTATTCCGCCGATTACTAATGTAGTACTTGGATGTATTGGTTTGGATTGTCTCGGAAAACCTTTAGAAGAAGGTTTTGTTCATCGGCCCCCCCCTGTTCAGCACCTCATCAATCTGATACTTCATCCCGAAGGACTTTTTAAGGCTTCTCCCGAGGAAGCTCAGCGGATTACGGTGCTGAATAAGGCAGACCTCATCCGGGAAGAAATACTTTGGGAACTGGAAGAGCTTTTCGGTACTCTTTTTACATTACAAAGGAAACCCATACAATACTCATCGGTTCGGTTTCTAATAACCAGTGTTATAGAAGGAGCATAG
- a CDS encoding oxidoreductase molybdopterin-binding protein, translating to MINMPPGERQKVYGLEYVSTAVSIEGFVDNPCTFTAEALLQRPQVIIKDVDIRCGSGKLKEEGLTYAGVLLRDLLEVSRMRLEEHEVPNRTCIVATGADGYRALYSWHEIFNSPLGEGLVAVLTKNVQVLGEKEGELCLVSTRDERPGPRCIRYLCKVEVCRLE from the coding sequence ATGATCAATATGCCCCCCGGGGAAAGGCAAAAGGTCTATGGCCTCGAATATGTCAGCACCGCCGTTTCTATCGAAGGCTTTGTGGACAACCCCTGTACCTTTACTGCTGAAGCCCTCCTGCAGCGGCCCCAGGTTATCATTAAAGACGTGGATATCCGTTGCGGTAGCGGAAAACTTAAGGAAGAGGGGCTTACCTATGCGGGGGTGCTTCTGCGGGACCTGCTCGAAGTATCCAGGATGCGGCTTGAAGAGCATGAGGTTCCCAATCGGACCTGTATTGTGGCCACCGGCGCCGACGGGTACCGGGCTCTTTACTCCTGGCATGAAATCTTTAACAGCCCCTTAGGTGAAGGTCTGGTTGCGGTTCTCACCAAAAATGTTCAGGTTCTCGGTGAAAAGGAAGGGGAGCTCTGCCTCGTCAGTACCCGGGATGAACGGCCCGGTCCCCGCTGCATCCGTTACCTGTGTAAGGTCGAAGTCTGCCGGCTAGAATAG
- a CDS encoding Nif3-like dinuclear metal center hexameric protein, with product MEQLPTDTVDGYICGNPEILITGVAITFLATIEHCYKAYQHNCNIIISHEGIWYHHKEQQLDVIGHATKDPVYFKKKAFFQEQGITLYRYHDGIHKALPDRITAGLIKTLGWTHKEIAQFPAYSIVELDGTLGSLIQYIKDTLHLPWVRYIGKKEQPIGRVLVAVGYRGNGSLLLPIIAKEKIDLVIYGEGPEWEIPEYCRDAQTLNLGTALIILGHGASESPGMELLADELRAQFQDIPIYYFPFQNPFLVG from the coding sequence ATGGAACAACTTCCAACCGACACGGTTGATGGGTATATATGCGGCAATCCAGAAATACTCATTACCGGTGTTGCTATAACATTTTTAGCTACCATAGAACATTGTTATAAGGCCTATCAACATAACTGTAATATTATTATCAGTCATGAAGGCATCTGGTATCATCACAAAGAACAGCAGCTGGATGTCATCGGTCATGCAACAAAAGATCCGGTATATTTTAAAAAAAAGGCCTTCTTCCAGGAACAGGGGATAACTCTGTACCGTTATCATGATGGTATACATAAGGCGCTACCAGATAGAATCACCGCAGGGCTTATAAAGACCTTGGGTTGGACACATAAAGAAATTGCCCAGTTTCCAGCTTATTCTATAGTAGAACTTGATGGTACATTGGGATCTCTTATACAGTATATAAAGGACACATTACACCTGCCCTGGGTTCGCTACATAGGCAAAAAGGAACAGCCCATCGGCAGAGTCCTTGTTGCGGTCGGTTATCGCGGTAATGGCTCCCTTCTGTTGCCGATAATTGCAAAAGAAAAGATAGATCTCGTAATATACGGAGAGGGACCAGAATGGGAAATCCCTGAATATTGCAGAGATGCACAGACTCTGAACCTAGGTACAGCCCTTATCATTCTAGGGCATGGTGCAAGCGAAAGTCCTGGGATGGAATTGCTTGCTGATGAATTACGAGCCCAATTTCAGGATATACCGATTTACTATTTTCCCTTTCAAAATCCATTCCTGGTTGGATAA
- a CDS encoding polysaccharide deacetylase family protein — MADSVKLCALTFDDGPDNIKTQRVLNVLQKHNVLATFFLVGSRVNEQTKAVINKMIRLGCEVANHSWDYERLNTVSAEVVSQKFTRTQEAIKKYAGVEAKFFRPPNLAVSQTMYEAIPLPFAEGVLGFDWAGCNTTAQDRAQKVLAGIDDGAIILLHDVQPDPHPTPEALDILIPELKKQGYQFVTLSELFKRKGVDPASRKGSMWKYVR, encoded by the coding sequence GTGGCAGACTCAGTAAAACTATGTGCTTTAACATTTGATGATGGGCCAGACAATATAAAGACACAACGTGTTCTGAATGTATTACAGAAACATAATGTTCTTGCTACATTTTTCCTTGTGGGCTCCCGGGTTAATGAACAGACAAAGGCTGTAATTAACAAAATGATCCGATTGGGATGTGAAGTGGCCAACCACAGTTGGGACTATGAACGCCTCAACACTGTTTCTGCAGAAGTGGTGAGTCAAAAATTCACCAGGACCCAGGAAGCAATTAAGAAGTATGCTGGTGTGGAAGCAAAATTCTTTCGCCCCCCAAATCTTGCAGTAAGCCAAACAATGTATGAAGCGATTCCGCTTCCCTTTGCGGAGGGGGTGTTGGGGTTTGATTGGGCTGGTTGTAATACCACCGCCCAGGATCGGGCCCAGAAGGTGCTTGCGGGCATAGACGATGGGGCCATTATTCTGCTCCACGATGTACAGCCCGATCCCCATCCAACCCCGGAAGCCCTCGATATACTGATCCCTGAACTAAAAAAGCAGGGGTACCAGTTTGTAACCCTTTCGGAGCTGTTTAAACGAAAAGGGGTTGATCCTGCTTCCCGAAAAGGAAGCATGTGGAAATATGTAAGGTAA